From the genome of Brevibacterium sp. JSBI002, one region includes:
- a CDS encoding AI-2E family transporter yields the protein MGTGQGKSLTLNSAFRLGFTGALGVGLAIVVMTALQSVATVIIYIGLALFLALGLEPIVQWFVDRKVPRSLSVLIVVVAFILIVVGVALLIAPAVISQIQTFVADLPGIVANLATTGWVTELEEQFTGAIDIDAVFANIADWASDPKNVLSLGGGVVSIGAGILSFLTGVIIVVILTIYFAVSMPTIRSAMFSLVAASSRPTVESVTEEVTRSIGRYVLGQVSLGVINGVCSAIFLTIIGAPLPALLAFVAFLASLIPLVGPITGAIIITASCLMVSPGLGITAGIYYLVYMQVEAYLLSPRIMNKAVDVPGALVIIAAIAGGTLGGVLGAVVAVPVAASALIIIRKVVVPAQAKK from the coding sequence ATGGGCACTGGGCAGGGCAAGTCCCTCACACTCAACAGCGCGTTCCGGCTCGGTTTCACCGGCGCCTTGGGCGTGGGGCTGGCGATCGTGGTGATGACGGCGCTGCAGTCCGTGGCGACCGTGATCATCTACATCGGTCTGGCGCTCTTCCTCGCTCTCGGGCTCGAACCGATCGTCCAGTGGTTCGTCGACCGCAAGGTGCCGCGGTCGTTGTCGGTGCTCATCGTCGTCGTGGCCTTCATCCTCATCGTCGTCGGCGTCGCACTGCTCATCGCGCCGGCCGTGATCAGTCAGATCCAGACGTTCGTCGCGGATCTGCCCGGGATCGTGGCGAACCTTGCGACGACCGGGTGGGTAACGGAGCTCGAGGAGCAGTTCACCGGCGCGATCGACATCGATGCGGTGTTCGCCAACATCGCGGACTGGGCCTCGGATCCGAAGAATGTGCTCTCCCTCGGCGGCGGCGTCGTGTCGATCGGGGCGGGGATCTTGAGCTTCCTCACCGGCGTGATCATCGTCGTCATCCTCACCATCTACTTCGCCGTGTCCATGCCGACGATCAGATCCGCGATGTTCTCCCTGGTCGCGGCCTCATCGCGACCGACGGTCGAATCCGTCACCGAGGAGGTCACCCGATCCATCGGACGCTACGTCCTCGGTCAGGTGTCGCTGGGTGTCATCAACGGCGTATGCTCGGCGATCTTCCTCACCATCATCGGCGCCCCGCTGCCGGCGCTGTTGGCGTTCGTGGCGTTCCTCGCCTCGCTCATTCCCCTGGTCGGCCCGATCACCGGGGCGATCATCATCACTGCGTCCTGCCTGATGGTCTCGCCCGGGCTGGGCATCACAGCCGGAATCTACTACCTCGTGTACATGCAGGTCGAGGCGTATCTGCTCAGTCCGCGGATCATGAACAAGGCCGTCGACGTGCCCGGTGCCCTCGTCATCATCGCTGCGATCGCCGGCGGAACCCTCGGCGGTGTGCTCGGTGCGGTGGTCGCGGTGCCGGTGGCCGCCTCGGCGCTCATCATCATCCGCAAGGTCGTCGTTCCGGCGCAGGCGAAGAAGTAG
- a CDS encoding GNAT family N-acetyltransferase has product MTEADWRAQRDEAVPKEVERLLATVPEWFGRPESNAEYIDDARRLETWTVRDERGRVVGVTLVTHHFPQTSEIHFTVVDRSFHGGGVGTAMIEAIIEDVRARGARLLEVKTLGPSKDDPNYARTRHFYEKMGFLPLEENDLWGADTPCLIMVKPVAYPAQDDQRTIGN; this is encoded by the coding sequence ATGACTGAAGCCGACTGGAGAGCTCAGCGCGACGAGGCCGTGCCTAAGGAAGTGGAACGGCTGCTCGCAACCGTGCCGGAATGGTTCGGCAGACCCGAATCCAACGCCGAATACATCGACGACGCGCGCCGCCTGGAGACGTGGACGGTCCGCGACGAACGTGGGCGAGTCGTCGGAGTCACGCTGGTGACGCATCATTTCCCGCAGACCAGTGAAATCCATTTCACCGTCGTCGACCGCTCCTTCCACGGCGGGGGAGTCGGGACTGCGATGATCGAGGCCATCATCGAGGATGTGCGGGCCCGAGGGGCGCGGCTGCTCGAAGTGAAGACCTTGGGTCCGTCGAAGGACGATCCGAACTATGCGCGGACCCGTCACTTCTACGAGAAGATGGGCTTCCTGCCTCTGGAGGAGAACGACCTGTGGGGAGCGGACACGCCCTGCCTGATCATGGTGAAGCCGGTGGCATACCCTGCTCAAGACGATCAGCGGACGATAGGTAACTGA
- a CDS encoding GNAT family N-acetyltransferase, which translates to MPTSHRLPSWPATDPEFGAVRLRRVELRDAAMARDLSTDPYVPLTGTLPGHASREEAESWVRRQQGRHTEGRGFSFTIARHSDDEAVGHCGLWLKDLADGRASAGYAIAPSSRQCGYAAEALAALTNFAWTIPGLSRVELFIEPGNTGSLRTAD; encoded by the coding sequence ATGCCCACTTCTCACCGGCTGCCATCGTGGCCCGCGACTGATCCAGAATTCGGCGCGGTCCGACTACGGCGCGTGGAACTTCGTGATGCGGCTATGGCCCGCGACCTGTCCACCGATCCGTACGTGCCGCTGACAGGAACTCTTCCCGGGCACGCCAGCCGTGAGGAGGCTGAGTCCTGGGTTCGCAGACAACAGGGGCGTCATACCGAAGGTCGGGGTTTCTCGTTCACAATCGCGCGGCACTCCGACGATGAGGCAGTCGGCCATTGCGGTCTGTGGCTCAAAGACCTTGCAGACGGCCGAGCCAGTGCAGGCTACGCGATAGCGCCCTCGTCGCGACAGTGCGGGTACGCAGCCGAGGCCCTCGCTGCACTGACGAACTTTGCCTGGACCATTCCCGGGCTGAGCCGAGTCGAACTCTTCATCGAACCGGGGAACACCGGGTCTCTGCGGACCGCTGACTGA
- a CDS encoding HAD family hydrolase, with translation MDLTEKLNGIRAIVFDVGETLVSEARSWSELANEAGISEFTFFSVFGSLIERRVDHRTIWDELRVRPPAGKTAVTPADLYADAAACIEAVKTSGRIVGIAGNQPIGIERQLRAIGLSPHFLASSATWRVSKPEPDFFDRIVDAADVEAGQILYVGDRIDNDIVPAKQAGMMTAFVQRGPWAVIQRKWSEARAADIWLESLEALTEGLCGTDSQNSITKQ, from the coding sequence ATGGACTTGACCGAAAAACTCAACGGCATTCGCGCCATCGTCTTTGATGTCGGCGAGACTCTGGTCAGTGAGGCCCGAAGTTGGTCGGAGCTTGCGAACGAAGCGGGAATCTCGGAGTTCACTTTCTTCTCTGTGTTCGGGTCACTGATCGAAAGGAGAGTTGATCATCGAACTATATGGGACGAACTGAGAGTGCGACCGCCCGCAGGTAAAACTGCAGTCACACCTGCGGACCTATACGCAGACGCAGCTGCGTGCATCGAGGCAGTCAAGACATCTGGAAGAATCGTGGGTATCGCGGGCAATCAGCCAATTGGAATTGAGCGACAGCTAAGGGCTATCGGACTGTCCCCTCACTTTCTGGCTTCATCGGCAACATGGCGTGTGAGCAAGCCGGAGCCCGATTTCTTTGATCGCATAGTCGATGCCGCAGATGTCGAGGCTGGTCAGATTCTCTATGTCGGAGACAGAATCGACAATGACATCGTCCCTGCGAAGCAAGCAGGAATGATGACAGCATTCGTCCAGCGGGGGCCTTGGGCTGTCATCCAACGGAAGTGGTCGGAAGCGAGAGCCGCCGACATCTGGCTGGAATCGCTCGAAGCACTAACAGAAGGTCTGTGTGGAACGGATTCTCAGAACTCGATCACGAAGCAATGA
- the adh gene encoding aldehyde dehydrogenase — protein MAVYSAPGTDGALVTFKPRYENYIGGEWVPPKDGNYFENITPVTGQAFAEIPSSTADDVETALDAAWAAAPAWGKTSVAERSNILLKIADRIESNLEMLAVAETWDNGKGIREPLAADLPLAVDHFRYFASAIRAQESGISQIDDDTVAYHFHEPLGVVGQIIPWNFPLLMATWKLAPALAAGNCVVLKPAEQTPASILVLAELIGDLLPPGVLNIINGFGVEAGKPLASNKRIRKIAFTGETTTGRLIMQYASQNIIPVTLELGGKSPNIFFDDVMAADDSFRDKALEGFAMFALNQGEVCTCPSRALVQDSIFDDFVAAGVERVRSIKQGNPLDTDTQVGAQASNDQFEKIMSYLKIGKDEGAEVLIGGDKAELDGDLAGGFYIQPTIFKGTNKMRIFQEEIFGPVVALTSFSDYADAIATANDTLYGLGAGVWARSGNTAYRAGRDIQAGRVWVNNYHAYPAHAAFGGYKSSGIGRENHKMMLDHYQQTKNLLVSYSENAQGFF, from the coding sequence ATGGCAGTCTACTCAGCACCCGGTACCGACGGCGCGCTCGTCACGTTCAAGCCCCGTTATGAGAACTACATCGGAGGAGAGTGGGTGCCGCCGAAGGACGGCAACTACTTCGAGAACATCACCCCCGTCACCGGGCAGGCCTTCGCCGAGATCCCCAGTTCCACCGCAGATGATGTCGAAACCGCACTCGATGCAGCCTGGGCAGCGGCACCGGCCTGGGGCAAGACCTCGGTCGCCGAACGGTCGAACATTCTGCTCAAGATCGCCGACCGCATCGAATCCAACCTCGAGATGCTCGCCGTCGCCGAAACCTGGGACAACGGAAAGGGAATTCGCGAACCCCTGGCAGCAGACCTCCCGCTGGCCGTCGACCACTTCCGCTACTTCGCCTCAGCCATCCGGGCGCAGGAAAGCGGCATCTCACAGATCGACGACGACACCGTCGCCTACCACTTCCACGAGCCCCTCGGCGTGGTCGGACAGATCATTCCCTGGAACTTCCCCCTGCTCATGGCCACATGGAAGCTCGCACCGGCGCTCGCCGCCGGCAACTGCGTCGTCCTCAAACCTGCCGAGCAGACTCCGGCATCGATCCTCGTCCTCGCCGAACTCATCGGCGACCTGCTGCCTCCCGGCGTCCTCAACATCATCAACGGATTCGGCGTCGAAGCCGGCAAACCGCTGGCGTCGAACAAACGCATCCGCAAGATCGCCTTCACCGGAGAGACGACGACCGGTCGCCTGATCATGCAGTACGCCTCGCAGAACATCATCCCGGTCACCCTCGAGCTCGGCGGCAAGTCACCGAACATCTTCTTCGACGACGTCATGGCCGCCGACGACAGCTTCAGAGACAAGGCGCTCGAAGGCTTCGCGATGTTCGCTCTCAACCAGGGCGAGGTCTGCACCTGCCCGTCGCGTGCACTCGTCCAGGACTCGATCTTCGACGACTTCGTCGCCGCCGGCGTCGAACGCGTCCGCTCCATCAAGCAGGGCAACCCGCTCGACACCGACACCCAGGTCGGCGCACAGGCCTCGAACGACCAGTTCGAGAAGATCATGTCCTATCTGAAGATCGGCAAGGATGAAGGCGCCGAGGTGCTCATCGGCGGCGACAAAGCCGAACTCGACGGTGACCTTGCCGGCGGCTTCTACATCCAGCCGACGATCTTCAAGGGCACGAACAAGATGCGCATCTTCCAGGAGGAGATCTTCGGACCCGTCGTGGCCCTGACCTCGTTCTCCGACTACGCCGACGCGATCGCCACAGCCAATGACACGCTCTACGGCCTCGGCGCCGGAGTCTGGGCCCGCAGCGGCAACACCGCCTACCGAGCCGGACGCGACATCCAGGCCGGACGCGTCTGGGTGAACAACTACCACGCCTACCCGGCCCACGCCGCGTTCGGCGGATACAAGTCCTCGGGCATCGGACGAGAGAACCACAAGATGATGCTCGACCACTACCAGCAGACGAAGAACCTGCTGGTCAGCTACTCCGAAAATGCACAAGGATTCTTCTGA
- a CDS encoding DUF779 domain-containing protein, whose translation MSETAETAALESTPTIEGEEKSRVAMTQAAIDLLADLVDKHGQLMFHQSGGCCDGSSPMCFPEGDFLTSEADVLLGHFDLPIDDAEKAGLDFWMSTEQFEYWKHTHLTIDVVPGRGSGFSVESPTGNRFIIRSTLMDVG comes from the coding sequence ATGAGTGAAACAGCCGAAACAGCCGCCCTCGAATCGACACCGACGATCGAGGGCGAAGAGAAATCGCGAGTGGCGATGACTCAGGCCGCCATCGACCTGCTCGCCGACCTCGTCGACAAACACGGACAGCTCATGTTCCACCAGTCCGGTGGCTGCTGTGACGGCTCGTCGCCCATGTGCTTCCCCGAAGGCGACTTCCTCACCTCGGAAGCCGATGTGCTGCTCGGCCACTTCGACCTGCCCATCGACGATGCCGAGAAGGCCGGACTGGACTTCTGGATGTCGACGGAGCAGTTCGAGTATTGGAAGCACACGCATCTGACGATCGATGTGGTGCCGGGACGGGGGAGCGGCTTCAGCGTCGAATCACCGACGGGAAACCGCTTCATCATCCGCTCGACGCTCATGGACGTCGGCTGA
- a CDS encoding alkylhydroperoxidase domain protein, with protein MADIINLLAGIAANDPLDGLRDHRAQAKENAQLSFEALLEPADPKGVSFRDRYAVAAFTAGLLGSARAEEFYRDLLRDEDESVSWAVAELLDEATAADSVRRGPYGDFESQALAGENVPGPWFTAAEATAKRLGEKLTAGLEFAHLLVLHPRDSRPGHLALLLEAGWDEGGIVTLAQLVSFLNFQIRISTGLAALTDAATATADTQPHQMDRSEGESANETDDADDGPASVRVDEALQAVGDRVKTYPNLHRPKLFQQGGLGWVPWIAPVAEADLSDDQRDALIEAGRAKNPYFRLLARDPAALKARTLTDFDIFFNTTDGLGRAERELAATAASRLNGCLFCASVHADRATEESGRRDGVQRLLDEGIGTQSHLGDQVWDAVVDASVALTLTPQSFGVAHVEQLRAAGLGDGDIIDALSCAAFFNWANRLMLSLGEPEVLNAGK; from the coding sequence ATGGCCGATATCATCAACCTCCTCGCCGGAATCGCGGCGAATGATCCTCTCGATGGCCTGCGTGATCACCGGGCACAGGCGAAGGAGAATGCTCAGCTGAGCTTCGAGGCTCTGCTCGAACCCGCCGATCCGAAGGGCGTGAGCTTCCGCGACCGTTATGCGGTCGCCGCATTCACCGCGGGTCTGCTCGGGTCTGCAAGGGCCGAGGAGTTCTACCGTGATCTGCTGCGTGACGAAGACGAATCCGTGTCCTGGGCCGTCGCCGAACTCCTCGATGAGGCGACCGCTGCGGATTCGGTGCGACGTGGGCCGTACGGAGACTTCGAGTCCCAGGCGCTGGCGGGCGAGAACGTTCCCGGGCCGTGGTTCACCGCCGCCGAGGCGACGGCGAAGAGACTCGGCGAGAAGCTGACGGCAGGACTCGAATTCGCTCATCTTCTCGTCCTCCATCCGCGCGACAGCCGCCCGGGTCACCTCGCGCTTCTGCTCGAGGCGGGATGGGACGAGGGCGGCATCGTCACCCTCGCTCAGCTCGTGTCGTTCCTCAACTTCCAGATCCGCATCAGCACCGGACTCGCCGCACTCACCGATGCGGCCACAGCGACCGCGGATACTCAACCGCACCAGATGGACCGGTCGGAAGGCGAATCCGCGAACGAGACGGACGATGCCGACGACGGCCCCGCCTCGGTGAGAGTGGACGAAGCTCTGCAGGCCGTCGGCGACAGGGTGAAGACGTATCCGAATCTCCACCGCCCGAAGCTGTTCCAGCAGGGCGGGCTCGGCTGGGTGCCGTGGATCGCCCCCGTCGCGGAGGCGGACCTCAGCGATGACCAACGGGATGCACTGATCGAGGCGGGGCGGGCGAAGAATCCGTACTTCCGGCTGCTGGCCCGAGATCCTGCCGCACTCAAAGCACGAACTCTGACCGACTTCGACATCTTCTTCAACACCACCGACGGGCTCGGTCGAGCCGAACGCGAACTCGCCGCGACCGCGGCCTCCCGTCTCAACGGGTGCCTGTTCTGTGCGTCGGTCCACGCCGACCGGGCCACCGAGGAATCCGGGCGTCGGGACGGTGTCCAGCGCCTCCTCGACGAGGGAATCGGCACGCAGAGCCACCTCGGTGATCAGGTGTGGGATGCCGTCGTCGATGCCTCGGTGGCGCTGACCCTGACCCCGCAGTCCTTCGGCGTCGCACACGTCGAGCAGCTGCGTGCGGCGGGTCTGGGCGACGGCGACATCATCGACGCACTCAGCTGTGCCGCCTTCTTCAACTGGGCGAACCGACTGATGCTCTCCCTCGGCGAACCCGAGGTGCTGAACGCCGGGAAGTGA
- a CDS encoding putative FMN-dependent luciferase-like monooxygenase: MTPQPTDTQATGPKLGFFTRLLEDAPAAQRYRFALEQIETAEEFGFHSAWVAQHHFSAAEGGLPSPLVFLSHAAARTSRIDLGTAIITLPMENAVRVAEDAAVLDELSAGRLQIGLGSGGNPKSFPAFGTSFDDRREVFADNLATLRTLFSGDRLPTDHSLYPVPDAERPSLERRLWQATFSAGGAGAAGAAGDGLMLSRTQPRPQDNPAARLDEVQLPVVDTYLSQLPEGVEPRILASRTAVVADAEDLPRLREITEPALRAEADRLVGYDTSGLSLDELLVATDTYLGTPEQVVERLHHDRVLDRVTDVSFQVHSVPATNETALRSIELLATEVAPALGFSVTKERVH, from the coding sequence ATGACCCCTCAACCGACCGACACCCAGGCGACCGGACCAAAGCTCGGATTCTTCACTCGCCTGCTCGAGGACGCCCCGGCAGCTCAGCGCTACCGCTTCGCCCTCGAACAGATCGAGACGGCCGAGGAGTTCGGCTTCCACTCGGCATGGGTCGCCCAGCACCACTTCTCCGCGGCAGAGGGCGGGCTGCCCTCCCCGCTCGTCTTCCTCTCCCATGCCGCCGCCCGCACCTCCCGAATCGACTTGGGCACCGCGATCATCACCCTGCCGATGGAGAATGCCGTGCGCGTGGCCGAAGACGCCGCCGTCCTCGACGAACTCTCCGCCGGTCGCCTCCAGATCGGTCTGGGCTCCGGCGGGAATCCGAAGTCCTTCCCAGCCTTCGGCACGAGCTTCGATGACCGTCGCGAGGTCTTCGCCGACAACCTCGCAACACTGCGCACCCTGTTCTCAGGCGACCGGCTTCCCACCGACCACAGTCTCTATCCCGTTCCCGACGCGGAGCGTCCGAGTCTCGAACGACGCCTGTGGCAGGCGACGTTCTCCGCCGGCGGTGCCGGTGCGGCAGGCGCTGCCGGTGACGGACTCATGCTCTCCAGGACTCAGCCGCGTCCCCAGGACAACCCGGCGGCACGCCTCGACGAGGTGCAGCTGCCGGTCGTCGACACCTACCTCTCTCAGCTGCCGGAAGGGGTCGAACCGCGGATCCTCGCTTCTCGCACCGCCGTGGTCGCCGATGCCGAAGACCTGCCCCGGCTGCGTGAGATCACCGAACCGGCTCTGCGGGCTGAGGCCGACCGCCTCGTCGGCTACGACACGTCCGGGCTGAGCCTCGATGAGCTCCTCGTCGCCACCGACACCTACCTCGGCACGCCTGAGCAGGTCGTCGAGAGGCTGCACCATGACCGCGTCCTCGATCGAGTCACAGACGTCAGCTTCCAAGTCCATTCGGTTCCGGCGACGAACGAGACCGCCCTGCGGTCGATCGAACTGCTCGCCACCGAGGTGGCCCCTGCCCTCGGGTTCTCCGTGACGAAGGAGCGGGTGCACTGA
- a CDS encoding dipeptide ABC transporter ATP-binding protein, whose translation MTDSSLLHIDGLSVEYTRRGGSAAPAVSELDLVVRPGSMTAVVGESGSGKSTTANAAIGLLPPSARVANGRIRLGDLDLLSLGTSGWRGVRGSQIGYVPQDPGSSLNPLQTVGKSVAEALRIHRRTGRAEARAQVIELLDRVGIDQPEKRADQFPHELSGGMRQRVLIAAAIALRPRLLIADEPTSALDVTVQKQVLDLLDELRAETGMGVLCITHDLAVAGERADEVVVMQGGRIVESGPAGRVFSDPATEYTSRLIADAPALQTKARPDRTEATTQTDTPFVSVESLTHIFDRTGDQITGVEGVDFTVARGTTHGLVGESGSGKTTTGKALSGFLTPQSGHVRIGDFDAAELGRGRPSRQRLREFRSSVQLVHQNPFSALDPKHSIRSTLTEPLRNFRLGDRTSRPRLVAEVMDRVALPTDFLDRRPAELSGGQLQRVAIARALIVEPELVVFDEAVSALDVTVQAQILTLLDELQRELGLTYVFITHDLAVVRQIADTVSVMSHGHLVDDGATEEIFTRPRSAYTRTLLEAIPRPATLSENAAPANNRPATPTLLTAAAES comes from the coding sequence ATGACCGACTCCTCACTGCTGCACATCGACGGTCTCTCCGTCGAATACACCCGCCGAGGCGGCTCCGCGGCACCTGCCGTGAGCGAACTCGACCTCGTGGTCCGTCCCGGTTCGATGACCGCCGTGGTCGGGGAATCCGGTTCGGGGAAGTCGACGACGGCGAACGCGGCCATCGGCCTGCTCCCGCCATCGGCCAGGGTCGCGAACGGGCGGATCCGCCTCGGCGATCTCGATCTGCTCAGCCTGGGCACCTCCGGGTGGCGCGGTGTGCGCGGTTCCCAGATCGGCTATGTCCCACAGGACCCGGGGTCCTCGCTCAATCCGCTGCAGACGGTCGGCAAGTCCGTCGCCGAGGCGCTGCGCATCCACCGTCGCACGGGCCGCGCCGAGGCTCGTGCTCAGGTCATCGAGCTGCTGGACCGGGTCGGCATCGACCAGCCGGAGAAGCGGGCCGACCAGTTCCCGCACGAGCTCTCGGGCGGGATGCGGCAGCGGGTGCTCATCGCCGCCGCCATCGCGCTGCGTCCGCGCCTGCTCATCGCCGATGAACCCACCTCCGCGCTCGACGTCACCGTCCAGAAGCAGGTCCTCGACCTCCTCGACGAGCTGCGCGCCGAGACCGGGATGGGCGTCCTCTGCATCACCCACGATCTCGCCGTCGCCGGCGAGCGCGCCGACGAGGTCGTGGTCATGCAGGGCGGACGCATCGTCGAATCGGGACCCGCCGGCCGTGTCTTCTCCGACCCGGCCACCGAGTACACCTCCCGCCTCATCGCCGATGCTCCGGCGCTGCAGACGAAGGCACGTCCGGACCGCACCGAGGCGACCACGCAGACTGACACCCCGTTCGTCTCCGTCGAATCACTCACCCACATCTTCGACCGCACGGGTGATCAGATCACCGGCGTCGAAGGTGTGGATTTCACGGTGGCGCGCGGGACCACGCACGGACTCGTCGGCGAATCCGGTTCGGGCAAGACGACCACGGGCAAGGCGCTGAGCGGGTTCCTCACACCCCAGTCCGGGCATGTGCGCATCGGCGATTTCGACGCCGCGGAACTCGGACGCGGTCGTCCCTCACGTCAGCGTCTGCGGGAGTTCCGGAGCTCCGTCCAACTGGTCCATCAGAACCCGTTCTCCGCTCTTGATCCCAAGCATTCGATCCGCTCGACCCTGACCGAACCTCTGCGCAACTTCCGCCTCGGTGACCGCACCTCCCGGCCGCGGCTCGTCGCCGAGGTCATGGATCGGGTGGCGCTGCCGACCGACTTCCTCGACCGGCGTCCCGCCGAACTCTCCGGCGGGCAGCTGCAGCGAGTGGCGATCGCCCGTGCCCTCATCGTCGAACCCGAACTCGTCGTCTTCGACGAGGCGGTCTCTGCTCTCGACGTGACCGTGCAGGCGCAGATCCTCACCCTGCTCGATGAGCTGCAGAGGGAGCTCGGCCTGACCTACGTCTTCATCACCCATGACCTCGCCGTCGTCCGCCAGATCGCTGATACGGTGTCCGTGATGTCGCACGGACACCTTGTCGACGATGGCGCGACCGAAGAGATCTTCACTCGCCCGCGTTCCGCCTACACTCGCACTCTGCTCGAGGCGATCCCCCGTCCCGCGACGCTGTCGGAAAACGCAGCGCCTGCGAACAATCGACCGGCAACCCCGACCCTGCTCACCGCAGCAGCAGAAAGCTGA
- a CDS encoding ABC transporter permease, whose translation MSIVFTRGQGTGTDTRRVRGGRARAAITPATIASGLVLLIAIAWALFPGLFTHFDPNDGGDTPALLAPSLEHWFGTDQTGRDAFTRVVYGASQSLLAALVAVGVGLIVGTTIGLIAGTRRGFVDDVLMRLIDVLLSIPAILLSLSIVVVLGFGTINAAIAVGVTAIAQFARLARSQAVQINTSDYVAAAYGSGGTFFSVLVRHILPNSISPVLSLAVLQVGSAILQISTLGFLGYGTPPPTPEWGLIIAEGRNFVATAWWLTVLPGLVVMAIVLATHQIGNTLRKVTS comes from the coding sequence ATGAGCATCGTCTTCACACGCGGCCAAGGCACCGGCACCGACACCCGCCGAGTTCGCGGCGGCCGGGCACGCGCCGCGATCACCCCGGCCACCATCGCCTCCGGGCTGGTGCTGCTCATCGCCATCGCCTGGGCGCTGTTCCCGGGTCTCTTCACCCACTTCGATCCCAACGACGGCGGAGACACCCCTGCCCTTCTGGCCCCGAGCCTCGAACATTGGTTCGGCACCGACCAGACCGGCCGCGATGCCTTCACCCGCGTCGTCTACGGCGCCTCCCAGTCCCTGCTGGCCGCGCTCGTGGCCGTCGGGGTCGGGCTGATCGTCGGCACCACGATCGGGCTCATCGCCGGCACCCGGCGCGGGTTCGTCGACGATGTGCTCATGCGCCTGATCGACGTACTGCTGTCCATCCCCGCGATCCTGCTCAGCCTCTCGATCGTCGTCGTCCTCGGTTTCGGAACGATCAACGCGGCCATCGCCGTCGGAGTCACCGCCATCGCCCAGTTCGCACGACTGGCCAGGTCCCAGGCGGTGCAGATCAACACGAGCGACTACGTGGCCGCGGCCTACGGATCCGGCGGCACCTTCTTCTCCGTCCTGGTCCGCCATATCCTGCCGAATTCGATCTCTCCCGTGCTCTCACTGGCGGTGCTCCAGGTCGGTTCGGCGATCCTCCAGATCTCCACTCTCGGATTCCTCGGATACGGCACCCCGCCGCCCACCCCGGAATGGGGCCTCATCATCGCCGAGGGCCGCAACTTCGTCGCCACCGCGTGGTGGCTGACCGTGCTGCCCGGCCTCGTGGTCATGGCCATCGTGCTCGCCACCCACCAGATCGGCAACACCCTGCGAAAGGTGACATCATGA
- a CDS encoding ABC transporter permease: MILDTRYLLLRLGQAVLVLLLAFTAAFILLSLIPGDGVTARFADPALGLSDDQIAEIRAATAADDSWFGKYLTSLTGFLTGDFGYSVQTGAAVSTIIAAALPSTAVLAASGFVTALILAVAIAVAATFGPATGPTAKVRRVLDSVPSLFISIPVFWLGILLIQVFSFQLGLVSVVDPGPAEALVLPTLTVAVPLSAPIAQVLIRSITEVQASGFVKVTTAKGASELWILVHTVARNAVLPGLTIIGLVFGELVAGAVVTETVFGRNGIGLITAQAVTHRDNPILLAVVVIATFGYVIINLAVDLLYPVIDVRLRTKRSSASAGRALRSHDEPSRRALTATAASVGVDLDWDDEAKEKDS; the protein is encoded by the coding sequence ATGATCCTCGACACCCGCTACCTCCTCCTGCGCCTGGGCCAAGCGGTCCTTGTGCTGCTGCTCGCGTTCACCGCGGCATTCATCCTGCTCAGCCTCATCCCCGGAGACGGCGTCACCGCCCGCTTCGCCGATCCCGCACTGGGCCTGTCCGACGACCAGATCGCCGAGATACGCGCAGCCACCGCCGCCGACGACTCCTGGTTCGGCAAGTACCTCACGAGCCTCACCGGGTTCCTCACGGGCGACTTCGGCTACTCGGTCCAGACCGGTGCCGCCGTGTCGACGATCATCGCGGCGGCGCTGCCGTCAACCGCGGTGCTCGCAGCCTCCGGGTTCGTCACCGCCCTTATCCTCGCCGTGGCCATCGCCGTCGCCGCGACCTTCGGACCGGCCACCGGGCCGACGGCCAAGGTGCGGCGAGTCCTCGACTCGGTGCCCAGTCTCTTCATCTCCATCCCGGTGTTCTGGCTCGGAATCCTGCTCATCCAGGTCTTCTCCTTCCAGCTCGGTCTCGTCTCCGTCGTCGACCCCGGCCCCGCCGAGGCGCTCGTGCTGCCGACCCTGACCGTGGCGGTTCCGCTGTCGGCCCCGATCGCCCAGGTGCTCATCCGCTCCATCACCGAGGTGCAGGCTTCCGGATTCGTCAAGGTCACCACGGCCAAGGGCGCCTCCGAACTGTGGATCCTCGTCCATACCGTGGCCCGCAATGCGGTGCTGCCGGGGCTGACGATCATCGGCCTCGTCTTCGGCGAACTCGTCGCCGGCGCCGTGGTCACCGAGACCGTATTCGGCCGTAACGGCATCGGACTCATCACCGCCCAAGCGGTCACCCACCGGGACAATCCGATCCTGCTGGCCGTCGTGGTCATCGCCACCTTCGGCTACGTCATCATCAACCTCGCAGTCGACCTCCTCTACCCCGTCATCGACGTCCGACTGCGCACGAAACGCAGCTCCGCCTCGGCGGGCAGGGCCCTGCGCAGCCACGACGAACCCTCACGTCGCGCCCTGACGGCGACCGCGGCCAGCGTCGGCGTCGACCTCGACTGGGACGACGAGGCGAAGGAGAAGGACTCATGA